A single region of the Gorilla gorilla gorilla isolate KB3781 chromosome 1, NHGRI_mGorGor1-v2.1_pri, whole genome shotgun sequence genome encodes:
- the PDIK1L gene encoding serine/threonine-protein kinase PDIK1L, translating into MVSSQPKYDLIREVGRGSYGVVYEAVIRKTSARVAVKKIRCHAPENVELALREFWALSSIKSQHPNVIHLEECILQKDGMVQKMSHGSNSSLYLQLVETSLKGEIAFDPRSAYYLWFVMDFCDGGDMNEYLLSRKPNRKTNTSFMLQLSSALAFLHKNQIIHRDLKPDNILISQTRLDTSDLEPTLKVADFGLSKVCSASGQNPEEPVSVNKCFLSTACGTDFYMAPEVWEGHYTAKADIFALGIIIWAMLERITFIDTETKKELLGSYVKQGTEIVPVGEALLENPKMELLIPVKKKSMNGRMKQLIKEMLAANPQDRPDAFELELRLVQIAFKDSSWET; encoded by the exons ATGGTGAGTAGCCAGCCAAAGTACGATCTAATACGGGAGGTAGGCCGAGGTAGTTACGGTGTTGTGTATGAAGCAGTCATCAGAAAGACCTCTGCACGGGTGGCAGTGAAGAAAATTCGATGTCACGCACCTGAAAATGTTGAACTAGCCCTTCGTGAGTTCTGGGCACTAAGCAGTATCAAGAGCCAACATCCAAATGTGATTCACTTGGAGGAATGCATCCTACAAAAGGATGGGATGGTGCAAAAGATGTCCCACGGCTCTAATTCTTCCCTTTATTTACAG CTTGTAGAAACTTCATTAAAAGGAGAAATTGCCTTTGATCCCAGAAGCGCCTATTATTTGTGGTTTGTGATGGATTTTTGTGACGGAGGAGATATGAATGAGTATCTGTTGTCCAGGAAACCCAATCGTAAAACTAACACCAGCTTCATGCTTCAGCTGAGCAGTGCCCTGGCTTTCTTGCATAAAAACCAGATCATCCACCGAGATCTTAAGCCTGATAACATCCTGATTTCTCAAACCAGGTTGGATACCAGTGACTTGGAACCTACCCTCAAAGTGGCTGATTTTGGTCTAAGTAAAGTTTGTTCAGCCTCTGGGCAGAACCCAGAAGAacctgtcagtgtaaacaagtgTTTCCTTTCCACAGCATGTGGAACAGATTTTTACATGGCTCCTGAAGTTTGGGAAGGACATTACACAGCAAAAGCTGACATCTTTGCTCTGGGGATTATCATCTGGGCAATGCTGGAAAGGATCACATTcatagacacagagacaaagaaggaacTCTTGGGGAGTTATGTAAAACAAGGAACTGAGATTGTGCCTGTTGGGGAGGCACTTCTGGAAAATCCCAAAATGGAACTTCTCATTCCTGTGAAGAAAAAATCTATGAATGGGCGAATGAAACAACTGATTAAGGAAATGCTGGCTGCAAACCCTCAGGATCGTCCAGATGCTTTTGAACTAGAACTCAGATTAGTACAAATTGCATTTAAAGATAGCAGCTGGGAAACGTGA